TACCTCAGGCCACGCCTGGCGCAGCCGCCGAACCAGCAGGGCAAGAATGGCGCCGGCGTGGTGGGCGGCATCTCGGTAGGCCGGGCGAAGGTAGCTGACCAGCAGCTGATCGCCACAGAACACGAACAGCGGCAGAAAGATGTAGTGGTTGTAGTAGCCGTTGAAGTGCCGCCCGAGCTGCTGGCCGTGCACCCGGTCGTCGGTGGCATCGAAGTCGAGGTAGAGCGGCTTCTTGGGTGGCCGCCGGAACGAGCGGATGAACTGCTCGATCATTTCCTCGTGGATGGTGACCGCCCAGTCCCGATCGGGGCTGCTGCTGCTCGAAGCGACACAGCGTGGACTGGCTGGCCAGCACGCCGTCGGTATCGACGGCGGTCTGCAGGGCGATGTCGTGACGCAGCGCCTGGTGGTCGTTGAGATCCTCGTAGCCCAGCGCCAGGCCAAACACGCGCTGCCGAACCAGGGTTTCGGTGCGATGCAGGCAGCGTTGAGGATCGCGGTCATCACTCAGCCGGCGAGCGATAGCGCGGGTCAGGCCCATCTCGCGGTCGAGCTGCCGCAGCAGCAGGATGCCACCGTCAGAGGTGACCTCGCCGCCATCGAAGCTGGCGGTGATCTGACGGCCTTTGCAGCGTGGAAAGGTGGCGGTGGGCGTGGTACATTTTGTCATGGCGGCTGTGTCGGCTGATTCTTGGTTAGGCTCTTGAATTATAACCGATTTTCAGCCGCTTTTTTCATGCCTGGTGCAATATTCGGGCTAGGCCATACGCGCTGTACTTCGCGATGGAAGAGGCGCGCTTCAGGTGTCGGTATCAAGCGCCCACGTACTCGCTCAAACAGGTGAAACCCCAGATCATGCTCAAGCTGCTTGAGCAAGCGGGTGACCCCTGGCTGGGCGATAAGCATACGCCTTGCCGCACCGGAAACCGTGCCGCATTCCATGACCAGCTTGAAAGCAAGCACCTGCTTATCGCGAAGATGGGGAAGCTTCATAATATTTGTGTATCGTCATGGCAATTATTGGTATTGGATCGTATACCGTTCGCCTCGCTATCGTCGATGCATACCACTTACAAGAAGCGGATGGCATGCAGCAGGATTTCCTAATCATTGGTGGTGGTGTGGTCGGCATGGCAGTGGCCTATGGTCTGCTGCGTGCGGGCTGTCGCGTTACGGTGCTCGATGGAAGCGACGACTCACTGCGCGCCTCACGAGGGAACGCCGGTCTCACCTGGGTGCAGGGCAAGGGCGCAGGCATGCCAGCCTATGCCGAACTCAGTTTCGAAGCGAGCCTGGCCTGGCCTGATTTTGCCGCTGAACTCGAGGAGCGCACCGGGTTAGACCTCGAATACGAACACAGGGGTGGAGTCGATCTCTGCTTCAATCAGGAGGAAGCAGAGGCACGTCAGCGCGAGTACTCGGCGATCCAGTCGACATCCCCCTACCTGGCGCGACAATTCCGTTGGCAATATCTCGACCGTACGTCGCTTGCCTCTTACCTCCCGGGGCTCGGCGAAGGCGTGCACGGTGGTACCTGGTCGCCCCATGACGGCCATTGCAATCCCCTGTATCTACTGCGCGCGCTGTTTTCAGCCAATCTCGGGCTCGGGCTCGATTATCGTCCTGGCTGCGAGGTGCACTTGCTCACTCCCCTCATGAATGGCTTTCGAGCGGCAACCACGCACGGCACCTACGAAGCTGAGCGCCTTATCCTTGCTGCTGGTCTGGGCAGCGCAGCATTGGCGCCGATGCTGGGGCTCAGTGGGGCGGTGCGTCCCGTGCGCGGCCAGGTCTTGGTGACTGAACGCCTGCAAAAAATTGCCCAACTGCCGACCCCACAGATTCGACAGACGGCTAGTGGCGCGTACTTGATCGGGGACATTCAGGAAGAGGTCGGTTTCGACAGGGGGGTGACCCTGCCGATAATGCAGCAATTGGCCGATCGCGCGGTGCGAATCTTTCCGTTTCTCGCCCATGCGCGACTGGTGCGCTCGTGGGGAGCGCTGCGCGTTATGACACCGGATGGCCACCCTCTCTATGAAGCTTCACGGCAATACCCCGGGGCCTATGGCCTAAGCAGCCACAGCGGTATCAGCCTGGCAGCCTTCCATGCCGGCCGTCTGGCCGAATCCATCCTGCAAGACAGCCTAAATCACGAATACGCAAAGTTCTCCGGCGCGAGGTTCTCTCGCTCCGCCCTCAACCCATAGTGGCATAACAAGATCGGCCCGGAATCACCCACGCACATACGACAAAACAAACTGCGAGGATACAAAATGCGAATTCATACCCTCACCAATCTGCTGTTGGCAGCTGCCCTGCTCGGAGGAGTAGCCAATGCAGAAGATAAGCCGCTGCGCATCGGTGTCGATGTACCCTATGAGCCCTATCAGTACAAGCTGCCGGACGGCACTATTACTGGTTTCGAGGTAGAACTCGTCAATGCTGCCTGCGAGCGGATGCAGCGCGAATGCGTATGGGTCGAGCAGGCCTGGGATGGTATCATTCCGGCGCTTCAAGCGCGAAAGTTCGACCTCATTGCGTCGGCGATGAACATTACCGAGGAGCGCTCTAACCAGGTTCTGTTCTCGGATCCGTATTATCAGGTGCCTTCTGTCTGGGTCGGCAAGGCTGGCGCCGAGCACGATCTGGATGGTCCGCTTGAGGACACGACGATAGGCGTCCAGCAAGCGACCATCCAGGACGAGTACGTAACTCAGTTCTACCCTGATGCAGAGATCCGGCGCTACGCTGATTCTGGTTCGGTGGTTGCCGACATGCACGCTGGACGACTCGACCTGGTGTTCACTGCGTTCCCCCTGGCCCAGAGAACCATGTTCAACGATGACCGTTTTACACGACAAGGCGAACTGGTGACCGGCCCTGAATCAATCTACGGACCGGGAATAGGCGCCGCCTTCCGGCAGCGTGACGAAGCATTGGCAGAAGCATTCAATGAATCTATGCACGAATTAAAGAAGGATGGCTCCTTTGATGTGATTTTTGAAAGCTACTTCGAAAACTAAATGACATATTTATAGAAACACTGATCTATTACTTCACTTGATATCTTGGTCGCCGGCGGAGAAGGTACGCCAGCCCGGTCGAAATCCTCACCTAGTAGCGCATAGACCCCGGCCTCTGCGCTCCGGCGACGACCAACCTCTCTTCGCTCGCGACACATAAAAGCAGTTCCTTAGCTTTTCTTTAGCCGGTGGCCGGGGGGCATAGCCCTCCGGCATTTTAGGTTCTCCCAGCAAAGAGTTTACCAAACCACTTTATCGCCCTTCCT
The Halomonas alkalicola DNA segment above includes these coding regions:
- a CDS encoding helix-turn-helix domain-containing protein, producing MKLPHLRDKQVLAFKLVMECGTVSGAARRMLIAQPGVTRLLKQLEHDLGFHLFERVRGRLIPTPEARLFHREVQRVWPSPNIAPGMKKAAENRL
- a CDS encoding NAD(P)/FAD-dependent oxidoreductase, giving the protein MQQDFLIIGGGVVGMAVAYGLLRAGCRVTVLDGSDDSLRASRGNAGLTWVQGKGAGMPAYAELSFEASLAWPDFAAELEERTGLDLEYEHRGGVDLCFNQEEAEARQREYSAIQSTSPYLARQFRWQYLDRTSLASYLPGLGEGVHGGTWSPHDGHCNPLYLLRALFSANLGLGLDYRPGCEVHLLTPLMNGFRAATTHGTYEAERLILAAGLGSAALAPMLGLSGAVRPVRGQVLVTERLQKIAQLPTPQIRQTASGAYLIGDIQEEVGFDRGVTLPIMQQLADRAVRIFPFLAHARLVRSWGALRVMTPDGHPLYEASRQYPGAYGLSSHSGISLAAFHAGRLAESILQDSLNHEYAKFSGARFSRSALNP
- a CDS encoding transporter substrate-binding domain-containing protein; this translates as MRIHTLTNLLLAAALLGGVANAEDKPLRIGVDVPYEPYQYKLPDGTITGFEVELVNAACERMQRECVWVEQAWDGIIPALQARKFDLIASAMNITEERSNQVLFSDPYYQVPSVWVGKAGAEHDLDGPLEDTTIGVQQATIQDEYVTQFYPDAEIRRYADSGSVVADMHAGRLDLVFTAFPLAQRTMFNDDRFTRQGELVTGPESIYGPGIGAAFRQRDEALAEAFNESMHELKKDGSFDVIFESYFEN